Proteins from one Oncorhynchus masou masou isolate Uvic2021 chromosome 12, UVic_Omas_1.1, whole genome shotgun sequence genomic window:
- the LOC135549375 gene encoding odorant receptor 131-2-like, translating into MANVSGPLSLTHLQLQVIRLAITEERIFKMFLVLGIHVVFIYINLAMLFTLWSKPSFRHTARYILFAHMLFNDTIHLAITLTLYLLGNIYLFVVRAACAFMVLLSSCTFVNAPLNLAVMSLERYTAVCFPLRHSELATPGRTQLAVGLVWALGVINVLIDVCALFLKEPSFFLTPVLCTIEQLQTAGWQAEKGVALNTLLFVTVAAVLVYTYVAIMLEARSASSSEPGSAQRAIRTVLLHALQLGLSIMSFIYVMLESLLAKLPPAIYIQMRYINFMVVLILPRCLSSLIYGLRDETFRSAFRQHLICCSVRRVGPPHRSTKH; encoded by the coding sequence ATGGCCAACGTGTCTGGGCCTCTGAGTCTGACTCATCTGCAGCTGCAGGTCATACGGCTGGCCATCACAGAGGAGCGTATCTTCAAGATGTTCCTGGTGCTGGGGATTCACGTGGTCTTTATCTACATCAACCTGGCCATGCTGTTCACCCTGTGGAGCAAACCCTCATTCCGCCACACCGCCCGCTACATCCTGTTTGCCCACATGCTGTTCAATGACACCATCCACCTGGCCATCACCCTGACTCTCTACTTGCTGGGGAACATCTATCTGTTTGTGGTCCGCGCTGCCTGCGCCTTCATGGTGCTGCTGTCTTCCTGCACTTTCGTCAATGCCCCCCTCAACCTGGCTGTTATGTCCCTGGAGAGGTACACAGCCGTCTGCTTCCCGCTGCGGCACAGTGAGCTGGCCACGCCCgggagaacccagctggctgtggGGCTGGTGTGGGCGCTGGGCGTCATCAACGTGCTAATCGATGTGTGTGCGCTCTTCCTCAAAGAGCCGTCCTTCTTCTTGACACCTGTGCTGTGTACCATCGAGCAGCTGCAGACAGCTGGGTGGCAGGCGGAGAAGGGAGTGGCCCTGAATACACTGCTGTTTGTGACAGTAGCAGCTGTGCTGGTTTACACCTACGTGGCCATCATGCTGGAGGCCCGGTCCGCTTCATCCTCTGAACCTGGGTCGGCACAAAGAGCCATACGTACCGTACTGCTGCACGCGCTCCAGTTGGGCCTGTCCATCATGTCCTTCATTTATGTGATGCTGGAGTCCCTGCTGGCCAAACTGCCCCCAGCCATCTACATACAGATGCGCTATATCAACTTCATGGTAGTGCTGATCCTGCCGCGCTGCCTGAGCTCCCTTATCTATGGCCTGAGGGACGAGACCTTCAGATCAGCCTTCAGACAACACTTAATCTGCTGCTCTGTTAGGAGGGTGGGTCCCCCACACAGATCCACTAAACACTAA